The following are encoded together in the Macadamia integrifolia cultivar HAES 741 chromosome 10, SCU_Mint_v3, whole genome shotgun sequence genome:
- the LOC122091008 gene encoding probable inactive dual specificity protein phosphatase-like At4g18593, with the protein MAAANNSDLVTDPKLIYRCKKCRRIVAAQENMVLHERGEGEKCFKWKKRSGDERDKEPPECSSIFVEPMKWMQAVEGGTVEDKLQCLGCNARLGSFNWSGMQCSCGAWVTPAFQLHNSRIDECRT; encoded by the exons ATGGCAGCAGCTAATAACTCAGATCTGGTAACTGATCCAAAGCTCATATACCGCTGTAAAAAATGTCGAAGAATTGTTGCCGCACAGGAGAATATGGTTCTTCACGAACGTGGAGAGGGTGAAAAATGCTTTAAATGGAAAAAGAGATCTGGTGACGAAAGGGACAAGGAACCACCTGAGTGTTCATCCATATTTGTAGAGCCCATGAAGTGGATGCAAGCTG TTGAAGGAGGTACTGTGGAAGACAAGCTGCAGTGTTTGGGTTGCAATGCACGTTTGGGCTCCTTCAACTGGTCTGGAATGCAGTGCAGCTGTGGGGCTTGGGTGACTCCAGCATTTCAGTTACATAATAGCCGGATAGATGAATGTCGTACGTGA